One Campylobacter concisus DNA segment encodes these proteins:
- a CDS encoding ABC transporter ATP-binding protein — translation MEILRASNLGFAYDYTLFNNINLTLNQKQSIAITGVSGCGKSTLLHILSTLLKPNFGEVIYQDRSIYELSQNELLAIRRLHFGIIFQSHYLFKGFSAYENIELASILSGENIEKNDLEALKISSVINQKVGELSGGQQQRVSIARVLTKKPKIIFADEPTGNLDKQTANEVMQVLFDYINENSAALVLVTHDNDLAAKCDNSYKLENKELVQIS, via the coding sequence ATGGAAATTTTAAGAGCGTCTAATCTAGGCTTTGCGTATGATTATACGCTCTTTAACAATATAAATTTAACTCTCAATCAAAAACAAAGCATCGCGATAACAGGTGTTAGCGGTTGTGGCAAATCAACGCTTTTACACATACTTTCAACACTTTTAAAACCAAATTTTGGCGAGGTCATCTATCAAGATAGATCGATCTACGAGCTTTCTCAAAACGAGCTTTTGGCCATTAGAAGGCTTCATTTTGGCATTATTTTTCAGTCGCACTATCTTTTTAAAGGTTTTAGCGCTTATGAAAATATCGAGCTTGCAAGTATCTTATCTGGCGAAAATATAGAAAAAAATGATCTTGAAGCGCTAAAAATTTCAAGCGTTATAAATCAAAAAGTTGGCGAGCTAAGTGGCGGCCAGCAGCAGCGTGTCAGCATCGCTAGAGTGCTTACCAAAAAGCCAAAGATCATCTTTGCAGACGAGCCAACGGGCAACCTTGATAAGCAAACGGCAAATGAAGTGATGCAAGTTTTGTTTGACTATATAAATGAAAATAGCGCTGCCCTTGTTTTAGTCACTCACGACAACGACCTAGCCGCGAAATGTGACAATTCATACAAGCTTGAAAATAAAGAGCTTGTGCAAATTTCTTAA
- a CDS encoding YwqG family protein, whose translation MDLNEISKGCKERGLDELFEFLKPMAKNAIKIDTQAKDDGDIAVGASKFGGQPDLPASVPWPSNENGALSFVAQINFAEVSKFDTDGLLPKSGMLYLFYDINLRIWGYDPADKKGFAVIFSEAVQDQLARQNMDSGNFTFGARSLSFKNELNLPSLQSSLVPFGKFSEEEWEAYHEIIEPSWQAKENKLLGHSDNIQDGMELECELVANGLDCGDGSAYHHQNIAEFEKNAAQWQLLLQIDSDWESDMDWDGEGRIYLWIKRDDLAVRNFSKMWLVLQTS comes from the coding sequence ATGGATCTAAATGAAATTTCTAAAGGCTGCAAAGAGCGCGGCTTGGATGAGCTTTTTGAGTTTTTAAAGCCAATGGCTAAAAATGCTATAAAGATAGATACGCAGGCTAAAGATGACGGTGATATCGCTGTTGGAGCGTCTAAATTTGGCGGACAGCCAGATCTGCCAGCTAGCGTGCCTTGGCCCTCAAATGAAAACGGCGCGCTTAGCTTTGTGGCGCAGATAAATTTTGCTGAAGTTAGTAAATTTGACACCGACGGACTTTTGCCAAAAAGTGGCATGCTCTATCTTTTTTATGATATAAATTTACGCATTTGGGGCTATGACCCTGCTGATAAAAAGGGCTTTGCCGTGATCTTTAGTGAGGCAGTTCAAGACCAGCTTGCTCGCCAAAACATGGATAGTGGAAATTTCACATTTGGCGCACGCTCTCTTAGCTTTAAAAACGAGTTAAATTTGCCAAGTTTGCAAAGCTCGCTCGTGCCATTTGGTAAATTTAGCGAGGAGGAGTGGGAGGCATATCACGAGATCATCGAGCCAAGCTGGCAGGCCAAAGAAAACAAGCTCCTTGGTCACTCTGACAACATTCAAGACGGCATGGAGCTAGAGTGCGAGCTCGTGGCAAATGGCCTTGACTGCGGCGATGGTAGCGCTTATCACCACCAAAATATCGCTGAGTTTGAGAAAAATGCCGCCCAGTGGCAGCTGCTTTTGCAGATAGATAGCGACTGGGAAAGCGACATGGACTGGGACGGAGAGGGCAGAATTTATCTGTGGATAAAGAGGGATGACCTGGCGGTGCGCAACTTTAGCAAGATGTGGCTAGTTTTGCAAACAAGCTAA
- the iadA gene encoding beta-aspartyl-peptidase, translating into MLLLKNANLYTPKFLGKRDVLVGGGKILAIGEGLSFSVEGLEIYDLKGKILAPGLIDQHVHITGGGGEAGYHSRTPEITLSQIVKYGTTTLVGVLGTDGVTRSLENLYSKAKALEFEGISTFIHTGSYASPCVTFTGDIAKDLILIDKVIGVKIALTDNRGSYVSKEELIKILSKIRIGGMVSKKGGVLHMHMGGLSEKFDNVFKVIKDYEFPVHYFSPTHCARTKDLFNEALKFQKMGGNIDITSGGSKFAPLHEVVAYGVENGLNLERLTMSSDGNGSVPKFNENGELVGYGCASCASNLEVLQALVRNKILKIEDTLALMSKNVAKYLNLSQKGEIKVGNDADLCVFDEELNLYDVIAKGEFCVKDEKVVKKGFFE; encoded by the coding sequence ATGCTTTTGCTTAAAAATGCTAATCTATACACGCCAAAATTTCTTGGCAAGCGCGATGTTTTGGTAGGTGGCGGTAAAATTTTAGCTATCGGCGAGGGGCTAAGCTTTAGCGTAGAAGGGCTTGAAATTTACGACCTAAAAGGCAAAATTTTGGCTCCAGGCCTCATTGATCAGCACGTGCATATTACGGGTGGTGGCGGCGAGGCTGGATATCACTCAAGAACGCCTGAGATCACGCTTAGCCAGATCGTAAAATACGGCACAACGACGCTTGTTGGCGTTTTGGGGACTGACGGGGTCACTAGAAGCTTGGAAAATCTCTACTCAAAAGCAAAAGCGCTCGAGTTTGAGGGCATCTCGACCTTCATCCACACTGGCTCATACGCAAGCCCCTGTGTGACATTTACCGGCGACATCGCAAAGGATCTCATACTAATCGACAAAGTGATCGGCGTCAAGATCGCACTGACCGACAACCGCGGCAGCTACGTCTCAAAAGAGGAGCTCATCAAGATCCTAAGCAAGATACGCATAGGCGGCATGGTCTCTAAAAAAGGCGGCGTGCTTCACATGCATATGGGCGGACTGAGCGAGAAATTTGACAACGTCTTTAAGGTGATAAAAGACTACGAATTTCCAGTTCATTACTTCTCGCCGACACACTGCGCTAGGACGAAGGATCTGTTTAACGAGGCTTTGAAATTTCAAAAAATGGGCGGAAATATCGATATTACAAGCGGTGGGAGTAAATTTGCCCCACTTCACGAGGTGGTGGCTTATGGCGTTGAAAATGGGCTAAATTTAGAGCGCCTAACGATGAGCTCAGACGGCAACGGCAGCGTGCCTAAATTTAATGAAAATGGCGAGCTTGTGGGATACGGCTGTGCCTCATGTGCGTCAAATTTAGAGGTATTGCAAGCTTTGGTAAGAAATAAAATTTTAAAGATAGAAGACACTTTGGCTTTGATGAGTAAAAACGTGGCGAAATATCTAAATTTAAGCCAAAAAGGCGAGATAAAAGTGGGCAATGACGCTGATCTTTGCGTCTTTGATGAGGAGCTAAATTTATACGACGTGATCGCAAAAGGCGAGTTTTGTGTCAAGGACGAAAAGGTCGTTAAAAAAGGCTTTTTCGAGTAA
- the accA gene encoding acetyl-CoA carboxylase carboxyl transferase subunit alpha → MSNYLDFEKSIKQIDEDIANAKIRGDEHAVEILNKNLSKEISKVYKNLNEYQRLQLARHPDRPYAIDYINSFLVDGYEIHGDRAFRDDPAIVCYIGYIGGKKTVVIGEQKGRGTKNKLKRNFGMPHPEGYRKALRVAKLAEKFNLPILFLIDTPGAYPGVGAEERGQSEAIARNLFEFANLKTPIIAVVIGEGGSGGALAIGVADRLAMMKNSVFSVISPEGCAAILWNDPAKQEQATKSMKITADDLKNLSLIDDVINEPINGAHRDKDGAAKALANYFISELAELEKLDINELVTKRIDKILSIGAYEE, encoded by the coding sequence ATGTCAAATTATTTAGATTTTGAAAAGAGCATAAAGCAAATTGATGAAGATATAGCAAATGCTAAGATCAGAGGCGATGAACATGCTGTTGAAATTTTAAATAAGAACCTATCTAAAGAGATATCAAAAGTATATAAAAATTTAAACGAATATCAACGTTTGCAACTTGCTCGTCATCCAGACAGACCATACGCTATTGACTATATAAATTCATTTTTAGTTGATGGCTATGAAATCCATGGCGACAGGGCATTTCGCGATGACCCAGCAATAGTCTGCTACATCGGCTATATCGGAGGCAAAAAGACTGTCGTTATAGGCGAGCAAAAAGGTCGTGGCACTAAAAATAAACTAAAAAGAAATTTTGGCATGCCTCATCCGGAGGGTTACCGAAAGGCTTTACGCGTAGCAAAATTGGCTGAAAAATTTAACCTACCTATCTTATTTTTGATAGACACTCCAGGTGCATATCCTGGTGTTGGCGCTGAAGAGCGAGGTCAAAGCGAGGCCATAGCTAGAAATTTATTTGAATTTGCAAATTTAAAAACTCCAATAATAGCTGTCGTTATCGGCGAAGGCGGAAGTGGCGGTGCTTTAGCAATAGGCGTGGCTGATAGACTTGCCATGATGAAAAACTCTGTCTTTTCAGTCATTTCGCCAGAAGGTTGTGCAGCGATACTTTGGAACGACCCAGCTAAACAAGAGCAAGCTACAAAATCTATGAAGATAACGGCTGATGACTTAAAAAATTTATCGCTTATAGATGACGTGATAAACGAGCCGATAAATGGAGCCCATAGAGATAAAGACGGTGCCGCAAAAGCACTTGCAAACTACTTCATCTCAGAGCTAGCCGAGCTTGAGAAGCTTGATATAAACGAGCTTGTCACAAAAAGAATAGATAAAATTCTCTCTATCGGAGCTTATGAAGAGTAA
- a CDS encoding CbrC family protein — MDKFQEKYIKLSKDYYKNNGNAASVEALYQFKEELEASEDMQAKSVLVDIYQILSMQKSAYELLLKIHDKNDKKQLKTLGYLAQFVDEGDKWAVPRPKSKEQILAQKAKAATLPKFRYHPEPLKTGAFKDNMSVICECCGKNTEIYYNNGIYSEQDVTYLCPACIANGEAAKKFDATFVQGADNLVTDDAKKDEELFERTPGYESWQGEHWVACCDDYCAFLGDVGTKELEELGIADEVFADYAKRDEYDVKMARELLVAGGDFAGYLFRCLHCKKYHIYIDAC, encoded by the coding sequence GTGGATAAATTTCAAGAAAAATATATAAAACTTTCAAAAGATTACTACAAAAATAACGGCAATGCGGCAAGCGTGGAGGCTTTGTATCAGTTCAAAGAAGAGCTTGAGGCAAGCGAGGATATGCAGGCAAAGAGCGTTTTAGTAGATATTTATCAAATTTTGTCTATGCAAAAGAGTGCTTACGAGCTACTTTTAAAGATACACGATAAAAACGATAAAAAGCAGCTAAAAACACTTGGTTACCTTGCGCAGTTTGTGGATGAGGGCGACAAATGGGCGGTGCCAAGGCCAAAGAGTAAAGAGCAAATTTTAGCCCAAAAGGCAAAGGCTGCCACCTTGCCAAAATTTCGCTATCACCCAGAGCCATTAAAAACTGGTGCATTTAAAGATAATATGAGTGTCATTTGCGAGTGCTGTGGCAAAAACACAGAAATTTATTACAACAATGGCATCTACAGCGAGCAAGATGTCACCTATCTTTGCCCAGCCTGCATTGCAAATGGTGAAGCTGCTAAGAAATTTGACGCTACCTTTGTGCAGGGCGCCGATAATCTTGTCACAGATGACGCCAAAAAAGATGAGGAACTCTTTGAAAGAACACCTGGTTATGAGAGCTGGCAAGGCGAGCACTGGGTGGCGTGTTGTGATGATTATTGCGCATTTTTGGGCGATGTGGGCACGAAGGAGCTTGAGGAGCTCGGCATCGCAGACGAGGTTTTTGCGGACTACGCAAAAAGAGACGAGTATGACGTGAAAATGGCTCGCGAGCTACTCGTAGCGGGCGGCGATTTTGCTGGGTATTTGTTTCGCTGCTTGCACTGCAAAAAGTATCACATCTACATTGATGCTTGCTAG
- a CDS encoding polyphenol oxidase family protein translates to MRENLEIVFDKNGIVAGFTNRFGGVSEGKFSSLNLGDHVGDEPKDVIKNREILAKNLGVRQLKFMKQIHSDKVFVLENEEDELPECDAVITNLSDVGICVLVADCSPVVMIDERQGAICVAHAGRAGVMLKICTKAVMLMGEKFGSRAGEMSVFVGANIKGGCYEVGELDLGEFNAYKIGRNFDMNAALRDEFSALGIRNLNFSEVCTHCDERYFSYRRDGVCGRFCGFAVKFKDKNV, encoded by the coding sequence ATGCGTGAAAATTTAGAGATCGTTTTTGATAAAAATGGCATAGTGGCTGGCTTTACAAATAGATTTGGTGGCGTGAGTGAGGGTAAATTTAGCTCGCTAAATTTGGGCGATCACGTGGGCGATGAGCCAAAAGATGTCATAAAAAATAGAGAAATTTTGGCTAAAAATTTGGGCGTTAGGCAGCTTAAATTTATGAAGCAGATCCACTCGGACAAGGTTTTTGTCCTTGAAAACGAGGAGGATGAGCTGCCAGAGTGCGACGCTGTGATCACAAATTTAAGCGATGTGGGCATCTGCGTTTTGGTGGCGGACTGCTCGCCAGTTGTGATGATAGATGAGAGGCAGGGTGCCATCTGCGTGGCTCATGCGGGCAGAGCCGGCGTGATGCTAAAAATTTGCACAAAAGCCGTTATGCTTATGGGCGAGAAATTTGGCTCAAGAGCGGGCGAGATGAGCGTCTTTGTCGGAGCAAATATAAAAGGCGGCTGCTACGAGGTGGGCGAGCTTGATCTTGGGGAATTTAACGCATATAAGATAGGTAGAAATTTTGATATGAACGCAGCCTTGAGAGATGAATTTAGCGCACTTGGGATTAGAAATTTAAACTTTAGCGAGGTCTGCACGCACTGTGACGAGAGATATTTTTCATACCGAAGAGACGGCGTGTGCGGTAGATTTTGCGGATTTGCAGTGAAATTTAAGGATAAAAATGTATGA
- the fabG gene encoding 3-oxoacyl-ACP reductase FabG, with amino-acid sequence MKFSGKNVLITGASRGIGAQIAKTLANMGLKVWINYRSKPEIADALQAEIEQNGGKAAVIKFDATDEDEFIKGINLIVDSDGELSYLVNNAGITNDKLALRMKTSEFTDVINANLTSAFIGCREALKVMSKKRFGAVVNVASIVGEMGNAGQVNYSASKGGLIAMSKSFAKEGASRNIRFNSVTPGFIETDMTHGLSDEVKKTYSDNIPLKRFGSASEVAEAVAFLLSDHASYVTGETLKINGGLYM; translated from the coding sequence ATGAAATTTAGTGGAAAAAACGTGCTAATAACAGGTGCAAGCAGAGGCATCGGCGCACAAATCGCAAAGACGCTTGCAAATATGGGCTTAAAAGTGTGGATAAACTACCGCTCAAAGCCTGAAATAGCAGACGCTTTGCAAGCTGAAATCGAGCAAAATGGCGGCAAGGCTGCAGTGATAAAATTTGACGCGACAGACGAAGATGAGTTTATAAAAGGTATAAATTTGATAGTTGATAGCGACGGCGAGCTAAGCTACCTCGTAAATAACGCTGGCATAACAAACGACAAGCTAGCACTTCGCATGAAAACTAGCGAATTTACAGATGTGATAAATGCAAATTTAACTTCAGCTTTCATAGGATGTAGAGAGGCTTTAAAAGTGATGAGCAAAAAGCGCTTCGGAGCAGTCGTAAACGTCGCATCTATTGTTGGTGAGATGGGAAATGCTGGACAGGTGAATTATTCAGCCAGCAAGGGCGGACTAATCGCCATGAGTAAGAGCTTTGCAAAAGAGGGTGCGAGCAGAAATATCCGCTTTAACAGCGTAACTCCGGGCTTTATAGAGACTGATATGACGCATGGACTAAGTGATGAGGTGAAAAAAACTTATAGCGACAATATCCCACTAAAACGCTTTGGCAGTGCTAGCGAAGTAGCTGAGGCGGTTGCATTTTTACTAAGTGATCACGCTAGCTACGTGACTGGCGAGACGCTAAAAATAAACGGCGGACTTTATATGTAA
- the rpsB gene encoding 30S ribosomal protein S2, with the protein MVTMRDLLECGVHFGHQTRRWNPKMKKFIFGERKGIYIIDLQKTIRYFRYTYNIVRDAAAEGKSVLFVGTKKQAIDAIKEYAEKCGMPYVNHRWLGGMMTNFGTIRQSIRKLEVIEAMEEDGSINLLTKKEALMLRRKKEKLIATLGGIRNMKSLPDMIFVVDTVKEKIAVQEANRLKIPVVAPIDTNCDPDVVDYPIPGNDDAIRSVQLFCQEMAEAINEGKSLLEQDGGEQAAGEEVSQDEKDAVVAEAMSEEDFGEDEE; encoded by the coding sequence ATGGTAACTATGAGAGATTTATTAGAGTGTGGCGTACATTTTGGTCACCAAACACGCCGCTGGAACCCAAAGATGAAAAAATTTATCTTTGGCGAGAGAAAAGGTATCTATATTATAGATCTACAAAAGACTATCCGCTACTTCCGCTACACTTACAACATTGTTCGTGACGCAGCCGCTGAAGGCAAGTCAGTGCTATTTGTCGGTACTAAAAAACAAGCTATCGACGCTATCAAAGAGTACGCTGAGAAATGCGGAATGCCTTATGTAAATCACCGCTGGCTAGGTGGTATGATGACAAACTTCGGTACTATCCGCCAGTCTATCCGCAAACTAGAAGTTATCGAGGCTATGGAAGAAGATGGCTCGATAAATTTACTAACTAAAAAAGAGGCTTTGATGCTTCGCCGCAAAAAAGAGAAGCTTATCGCAACTCTAGGCGGTATCCGCAATATGAAAAGCCTACCTGATATGATATTTGTCGTTGATACAGTTAAAGAAAAGATCGCTGTTCAAGAGGCAAATCGCTTAAAAATCCCAGTTGTAGCACCAATAGATACAAACTGCGATCCTGACGTTGTTGATTATCCTATCCCAGGAAACGACGACGCGATCCGCTCTGTTCAGCTTTTCTGCCAAGAGATGGCTGAGGCGATCAACGAGGGCAAATCACTTCTTGAGCAAGATGGTGGCGAGCAAGCTGCTGGCGAAGAAGTAAGCCAAGATGAGAAAGATGCAGTTGTAGCTGAGGCTATGAGCGAAGAAGACTTTGGCGAGGACGAAGAGTAA
- a CDS encoding beta-ketoacyl-ACP synthase II — MKRVVVTGIGMINALGLDKESSFKAICEGKTGVKEITSFDVSEFPVKIAAEITDFDPNSILDGKEVKKVDRFIQLGIKASNEAMADANFKEFDAHKFGVSSAAGIGGLPNIEKNSITYFEKGVKRISPFFIPSALVNMLGGIVSINHGLKGPNLSSVTACAASTHAISQAAKCIMIGQATNMLVIGAESTICGVGIGGFAAMKALSTRNEEPSKASRPFDANRDGFVMGEGAGALVLEEYESAVARGAKIYAEVVGFGESGDAHHITSPTLEGPLSAMKQALDMAKGVKIDYVNAHGTSTPVNDKNETAALKAVFGDKCPPVSSTKGQTGHCLGGAGAIEAVISIMAMRDGIIPPTINYETPDTECDLDYVPNKARKADIKAVMSNSFGFGGTNGVVIFKKLD, encoded by the coding sequence TTGAAACGAGTCGTTGTAACTGGTATTGGCATGATAAACGCACTTGGTCTTGATAAAGAGAGCTCTTTTAAGGCTATTTGCGAGGGTAAAACAGGTGTGAAAGAGATCACGAGCTTTGATGTAAGCGAATTCCCTGTTAAAATTGCTGCCGAGATAACTGATTTTGATCCAAATAGCATTTTAGACGGCAAAGAGGTGAAAAAAGTAGATCGTTTCATACAGCTTGGCATAAAAGCATCTAACGAAGCTATGGCTGATGCGAATTTTAAGGAGTTTGATGCTCATAAATTTGGCGTTAGCTCAGCAGCTGGTATAGGTGGTTTGCCAAATATTGAGAAAAACTCAATCACATATTTTGAAAAAGGCGTAAAGAGAATTTCGCCATTTTTCATCCCATCGGCACTTGTAAATATGCTAGGTGGCATAGTTTCAATAAACCACGGACTAAAAGGTCCAAATTTATCAAGCGTAACAGCTTGTGCAGCAAGCACTCATGCGATATCACAAGCTGCAAAATGCATAATGATCGGTCAAGCAACAAATATGCTAGTTATCGGTGCTGAATCAACTATCTGTGGCGTTGGTATAGGCGGTTTTGCAGCGATGAAAGCACTCTCAACAAGAAATGAAGAGCCAAGTAAGGCATCAAGGCCATTTGATGCAAACCGCGATGGCTTTGTAATGGGCGAGGGCGCTGGCGCACTTGTGCTTGAAGAGTACGAGTCGGCTGTTGCAAGAGGTGCTAAAATTTACGCTGAAGTAGTTGGATTTGGTGAGAGCGGAGATGCACACCACATCACATCACCAACACTTGAAGGTCCATTAAGCGCGATGAAACAAGCACTTGATATGGCAAAAGGCGTAAAGATAGACTATGTCAATGCACATGGTACTTCAACGCCAGTAAATGATAAAAATGAGACAGCTGCGTTAAAGGCTGTTTTTGGCGATAAGTGCCCACCAGTTAGTTCAACTAAAGGTCAGACTGGACACTGTTTAGGCGGTGCTGGTGCGATCGAAGCTGTCATATCTATAATGGCAATGAGAGATGGCATCATCCCTCCAACGATAAACTACGAAACGCCAGATACAGAGTGCGATCTAGACTACGTTCCAAATAAAGCCAGAAAAGCTGATATAAAAGCTGTTATGAGCAACTCGTTTGGCTTTGGTGGAACAAACGGCGTCGTGATATTTAAAAAGTTGGATTAA
- the tsf gene encoding translation elongation factor Ts: protein MEITAQMVKELRESTGAGMMDCKKALGEANGDMEKAVDILREKGLGQAAKKADRLASEGLVSVEVCSKCKKATISEINSETDFVARNPQFQALAKDTTAHIQSSGIKTVEELNTSTLNGVKFEEYFKTQIATIGENLVVRRFETISADDKGVVNGYVHSNGRVGVLIGAACESAEVANKAAEFIRNLCMHAAAMKPSVISYKDLDRDFVEKEFIALRAELEKENEELKRLGKPLHHIPEYASRCQIGEAELAKATKVIEEELKAEGKPEKIWDKIIPGKIERFYADNTVLDQRLTLLGQFYVMDDKKTIEQVIEEKSKELGGKIKIVKYVRFELGEGLEKKVDDFAAEVAAQIG from the coding sequence ATGGAAATAACTGCACAAATGGTAAAAGAGCTCCGCGAATCAACCGGAGCTGGCATGATGGACTGCAAAAAGGCACTTGGCGAAGCAAATGGCGACATGGAAAAAGCTGTTGATATCCTTCGTGAAAAAGGCCTAGGTCAAGCTGCTAAAAAGGCTGACCGCCTTGCAAGCGAGGGCTTAGTAAGCGTTGAAGTTTGCTCAAAATGCAAAAAAGCAACTATCAGTGAGATCAACTCTGAGACTGACTTCGTTGCTAGAAACCCACAGTTTCAAGCACTTGCAAAAGACACAACAGCTCACATCCAATCAAGTGGTATAAAAACAGTTGAAGAGCTAAATACAAGTACTTTAAATGGTGTTAAATTTGAAGAATATTTCAAAACCCAGATCGCAACTATCGGCGAAAACCTTGTAGTTCGCCGCTTTGAGACTATTAGTGCTGATGATAAGGGCGTGGTAAATGGTTACGTTCACTCAAATGGCCGTGTTGGCGTACTTATCGGTGCAGCTTGCGAAAGTGCTGAAGTTGCAAACAAAGCAGCTGAATTTATAAGAAATTTATGTATGCATGCAGCTGCTATGAAGCCAAGCGTTATAAGTTACAAAGATCTTGATAGAGATTTTGTTGAGAAAGAATTTATCGCACTTCGCGCCGAACTTGAAAAAGAAAATGAAGAGCTAAAACGCCTAGGCAAGCCACTTCACCACATCCCTGAGTATGCTAGCCGCTGCCAGATAGGTGAGGCAGAGCTTGCAAAAGCTACAAAAGTGATCGAAGAAGAGCTAAAAGCTGAGGGCAAACCTGAGAAAATTTGGGATAAGATCATCCCTGGCAAGATCGAGAGATTTTACGCTGATAATACAGTGCTTGACCAACGCCTTACACTTTTAGGTCAGTTTTATGTAATGGATGATAAAAAGACTATCGAACAAGTTATCGAAGAGAAGAGCAAAGAGCTTGGCGGCAAGATCAAGATCGTAAAATACGTTCGTTTCGAGCTTGGCGAAGGCTTAGAGAAAAAAGTAGATGACTTTGCTGCAGAAGTTGCTGCTCAAATAGGCTAA
- a CDS encoding acetyltransferase: MYESFKNPLAAKIAQNARNLGFEQLMNEEFVQMLLSSKKMELSAVDRENIEQIFIKLMEIEEKVQLSK, encoded by the coding sequence ATGTATGAGAGCTTTAAAAATCCACTAGCGGCAAAAATAGCTCAAAACGCTAGAAATTTGGGCTTTGAGCAGCTTATGAACGAAGAGTTTGTGCAGATGCTACTTAGCTCAAAAAAGATGGAGCTAAGCGCCGTGGATAGGGAAAATATCGAGCAAATTTTTATAAAACTGATGGAGATAGAAGAAAAAGTACAACTTAGCAAATAA
- the acpP gene encoding acyl carrier protein encodes MAVFEDVRDVVVEQLSVDPQAVKLESKIIEDLGADSLDVVELVMALEEKFEVEIPDSEAEKLVSIQDVVNYIEKLGK; translated from the coding sequence ATGGCAGTATTTGAAGACGTAAGAGACGTAGTTGTAGAGCAACTAAGCGTAGATCCACAAGCGGTAAAACTAGAGTCTAAAATCATCGAAGATTTAGGCGCTGATTCACTTGACGTTGTAGAGCTAGTTATGGCTTTAGAAGAGAAATTTGAAGTAGAAATTCCTGATAGCGAAGCAGAGAAATTAGTAAGCATTCAAGACGTTGTAAATTATATAGAAAAACTAGGCAAATAA
- a CDS encoding riboflavin synthase, with translation MFNGLIRELAEVISYSQNVLRLKAKFRPNLGDSIAVNGACLSVTKLYEDGFSVELSAESRANVAVENLAGRVHIEPAMKLAERVDGHLMQGHIDFIGVISAIKKHENGVDFYIDLPKEAIALMANKGSVGVEGVSLTINEILPKGIRLTIIPITFRDSLFGTFKVGRRVNIESDLLARYVARMLEAKQNGGLSWDEVERISSLY, from the coding sequence ATGTTTAATGGCTTAATCAGAGAGCTTGCCGAGGTCATTAGCTACTCGCAAAATGTTCTACGGCTAAAGGCTAAATTTCGCCCAAATTTAGGCGACAGCATCGCAGTAAATGGCGCTTGCTTAAGCGTGACCAAACTATATGAGGACGGCTTTAGCGTGGAGCTAAGCGCAGAGAGCAGGGCAAATGTCGCGGTTGAAAATTTAGCTGGCAGGGTGCATATCGAGCCTGCGATGAAGCTAGCAGAGCGAGTAGATGGGCATTTGATGCAAGGGCACATCGACTTTATCGGCGTGATCTCAGCTATCAAAAAGCATGAAAACGGCGTTGATTTTTACATCGACCTGCCAAAGGAGGCGATAGCTCTGATGGCAAACAAGGGCTCGGTGGGCGTTGAGGGCGTGAGCCTTACGATAAATGAAATTTTGCCAAAGGGCATAAGGCTAACCATCATACCGATCACGTTTAGAGATAGTCTTTTTGGCACTTTCAAGGTCGGCAGACGCGTAAATATCGAGAGCGACTTGCTGGCTCGCTACGTGGCTAGGATGCTTGAGGCTAAGCAAAATGGCGGCCTTAGCTGGGACGAGGTCGAGAGAATTTCAAGCCTCTACTAA